The window CAGGCGCCGGCGGAGAGGCCCGACGTCACCTTTCGGCCGGTGCGGGCCGAGCCCGCGCCCGGTACGCGGTCGCTGCCCTGGCCTTCGAGGATGGCCTCGGCGGCGCAAGCGCAGGTGCCGCAGCAGCTGGCGACGCCCAACTCCTCACGCAACGCGTCCAGGGAGTCGGCGCCCGCGGCAGCGGCTTCGCGAATCTCGCGATCAGTAACGCCATTGCAGATGCAGATGT is drawn from Pseudomonadota bacterium and contains these coding sequences:
- a CDS encoding (2Fe-2S)-binding protein; the protein is MYICICNGVTDREIREAAAAGADSLDALREELGVASCCGTCACAAEAILEGQGSDRVPGAGSARTGRKVTSGLSAGA